GACCGGTGAGGCAAGGCCCAAGACCTCACTGCCTGGTCTTGACTTTCTGCTTACGAATGTCATCGGTGAAGAAGATGATGAAAAAGTGATTGAATTTGTCCGAAAAAGCCAAACTGCCTCCGGAGAGGAATAAAGCAAAATGTTCTCCGCGGGGCAGTTTCTCTTTGTTATATTATTTATTTGGGGTTTACGCCATGTACCCTAACCGCTCTTCGGCTATTGCGCCCTCCTTGGCGCAAAAAGCCGCGCTTCGCATCGTGCTCCGCTTGGCCGCGGATAGACTACATGACGTTAAATTTCGCGTGTATTAAGCGATCCTATGCTGAATATGGGATTTGTATAATTTCCTCTGAAGATCAGATGATACTGATCTTATATTTTTTGAACCAGAAATCCAGCTGCAGCAGAAAGGCAAAAAGTCTGGGTGTGTCCATCAGCTGACCGAACCACGGTCGATTGGCATCGGACGACGGATTGGCCATTAAGTCCAGAAGTTGTTTTTTATTCACTAAATCATACAGCGGTGAGGCAGAGTCTTCCAGAACAGTACGAAGTCTGCCGGTGACCATCTCCAGGAATTGCGGATGGTGGGTTTTGGGGTAAGGGCTTTTGCGCCGCCATAGAACATCTTCAGGAAGTATGCCTTCCAGGGCGGTTCGCAAAAGCCCTTTTTCGCGATTTTGCCAGTACTTCATTTCCCACGGAATATTCCAGACATATTCAACAATCCGGTGGTCACAGAAAGGCACGCGGACTTCCAGACCGGAAGCCATCGTCATTCTGTCTTTGCGGTCAAGCAGGGTGGGCATGAATCTGGTCAAAGTCAGGTAACTGATTCGTTTATCTTTGTCTACTTTGGCGTCCCCGGTCCCCGAAACGGGAACTTCTGAAACGGCTTCCCGGTAGCGCTCTCTTACATAATCTAAAGGTGCGATGATCTGGAGAATTTCCGGTGATAGGATCTGGAGGCGAGTTTGAAGGTCCGTTGACCACGGAAAGGTATCTGCATTTTTAAGATCATCCCGGTGAAACCACGGATATCCGCCAAAAACTTCATCTGCGCATTCCCCGGAAAGTCCGACCGTTACCGACTCTTTGATTCTCCGGCTGAACAGCAGCAGGGAAGAATCAACATCGGCCATACCCGGCAGGTCTCTGGCTGCGGCAGCGTCTGTCAAAGCTTCGACCAGTTCTGCAGTATCCAGAAACAGATTATGGTGGTTGGTGTTGAAGCAATTGGCCATTTTACGCACCCATGGAGCATCCGGATCCGGCTGATAGTCATTTGCTTGAAAATATTTGTCGTTAGCGATGTAGTCAATAGAGAACGTGGGGAGGATTTTCCCTTCAGCCTGATACTTCTTGGCAGCGATAGCCGTTATGATACTGGAATCCAGACCTCCGGACAATAAAGTCCCTAGGGGAACATCGGAGACAAGCTGACGCGAAATGGCATCGATGACCAGTTCGCGAACATGATCGACCGTTGTTCGGATATCATCTGTATGCGGTTTGTTTTCAAGCCGCCAGTACGGCCACTGTCTTATTCCCTCATACTTAACCAGCATCGCGTATCCGGGTTTCAGTTCACAAATGTTTTTAATAACACCAAAACCCGGAGTCCTGGCCGGGGCAATCATAAAAAGTTCGGCGAGGCCTTCACGGTCAATGACCGCAGGGATATCCGGATGGGCAAGTAGCGCTTTAAGTTCTGAAGCAAAAATGAACGACGGGTATTTATGATAATAAAACAGCGGTTTAACGCCCATTCTGTCCCGGGCCAGAAAGAGAGATTTTTCCCGGCAGTCCCAGATCCCAAACGCGAAAATGCCATTGAGTTTCTGAACGCAATCCACGCCCCATTCCAGATAAGACAGAAGCAGGACTTCCGTATCAGAATGCCCTTGGAAGGAATACCCTTTCGCTGAGAGAGCCTGGCGGATTTCTTCGGTGTTATACAATTCTCCGTTATAAGTAATCGTATAGGCCCAGCCGCCGCGCCAGCGGGTCATGGGTTGTTTTCCTCCTTCAATATCTACAACTGCCAGCCTGCTGTGGCCCAAAGCAATTTCGGGATAAAGCCATTTTCCCCGAGTATCAGGACCGCGGGGAGTAAGGGTGTCGACCATTCTGTCAATGACAGGGCCGGATTCGGACATATCCTGCGTCCAATCCAGCCAGCCTGTAATTCCGCACAAAGCTGTTCACTCCTTAAATAATAAAATAATGATAACTGGTATCACCTAATACTATATATATGACCGTTATAACCGAATGTTTCAAAATAATTTCGTGAATTCACTTGCCAAATAAAAAGCATTTGTATATAATGGTTTACAATAACTGCATAGCTTTAAAGCGAAGATTGAGAATAGTAACCATGAACGGAAAATTACAGAGAGTCGCAGGTTGGTGTGATTGCGGCAGGGAAGTTTATGACGAATGGCCTCATGAGTACGACCCGAAATCATCGATAGTAGGCGTCGTCGGGAATCCTACCCGTTATCATCAGGACGTGTATGATCGTACATGTTTAAGCGGGTATAGTAATATACCAATTTGGGTGGTACCGCAGGAGATATAGCCTCTTGTCCCTTTCTAGGGATAAGGGGCTTTTTATATTCACGGAAGACTTGATGCTGAACGGAGACCACGCATCAGCGAGGTACCATGTTTACCCGGGTATCCAAAGGATGGATTTGGCGCATCGCTTTTACCAGGGATGGCAAAGAGCGGTATTCTATAGCAAACTTGGGGGAGGCTAAGCAATATGAATACTTCAATCAAATCGTATCATACCAGCGGCGGGCTTTTGATTCATTCCGTAACGGAAGAAGTTGATAAGTCCTATCGTGAGAAAATCATTACGGAGCTGAATGATGTTCGGGGCGCTTACTTTTGCAGCAGCTTTGAATATCCGGGCAGGTATACCCGCTGGGACATCGGATTTATCAATCCTCCGATCGAGATCCAGACATTTGGCCGAAATATTGAAATAACGGCGTTGGATCAAAAAGGGCTGATCCTGCTGGAATTTATCTATGACGTTCTGAAGCGGGAAACATATTTGGAAACATTGATCCGCGGGCAGTACAAAATAACGGGCAGGGTTGCTCCATGTCAGGAAATTTTTCCGGAAGAGCAAAGAAGCAGGCAAAAATCCGTTTTTTCTGTGGTCCGCAGCCTGCTGGAAGCGTTTTACTCTGATCTGGACGCTTTTCTCGGTCTATATGGAAGCTTCGGCTATGATCTGATCTTTCAGTTTGAAAGCATCCATCTGAAAAGGCCGCGGGATGAAGTGCAGGCCGATATGATCTTGTTTATCCCCGATGAAATCTTTGTCATTGACCATCAGAAGGATGACTGCTTCCGTATTCGGTATGATTTTGAATTCGGCGGTCTTTCCAGTCTGGGTCAGGCCAAAACGATGCTGTCAGCTGCCGGGAGAATAAAAAATGACGGCCGGACTATTCCGGCGCAGGAAATATCAAACGATACCGAAGGACGATATGCGGAAAAAGTCCGGATTGCTAAAGCGTACTTTAAACGCGGTGACTTTTTCGAGGTCGTTCCGTCTCATACCTTTTACCGGAGCTGTGAGATCAGGCCTTCGGAAATATTTGAAAACTTGACAAAGATTAATCCGAGTCCTTATGGGTTCCTGATTCATCTTGGCAATGAGCACCTGATTGGTTCCTCGCCGGAAATGTTTGTCAGGGTCGAAGGCAGAAGAATCGAGACTTGTCCGATATCCGGTACAATTCCAAGAGGCCGGGACGCGCTTGAAGATGCCGAGAGAATCCGTGAGCTGCTGAACTCCCATAAGGATGAGTCCGAACTTACGATGTGCACGGACGTCGACCGCAATGACAAATCCAGGATCTGTATACCGGGTACGGTTAAGGTACTGGGACGGCGCCAGATCGAAATGTATTCTCACCTTATTCATACCGTGGACCATGTTGAGGGGATTCTGGCCGATGGGTATGACGCCTTGGATGCTTTTATGACCCATATGTGGGCGGTAACAGTGACCGGGGCTCCCAAAAAAGCCGCCGTCCAATGGATTGAAGACCATGAGGAGTCCAACCGGATGTGGTACGGCGGGGCAGTCGGAATCCTTGGTTTTGACGGCCGGATGAATACAGGACTCACACTCAGAACCATCCGCTTAAAAGACGGGATCGCTGGGGTCAGAGTCGGAGCAACGCTGCTGTATGATTCCATTCCCGAAGAGGAAGAAAAAGAAACGATTGTCAAGGCTGAAGCCCTTCTCAAAGTATTGGGTGATGCGAAAGCCGGTATGACTGAAAATAGAAACGATCTGCTCACAGCTTGTTCACCACGGCAAGAGAATGCCGCTGATCCTTTTCAAGTGCTGCTGGTTGATCATGAAGACTCCTTCGTGCATACACTGGCCAGTTATTTCCGTAAAGCCGGCTGTCAGGTGGTCACGATGCGGCACCATCTGGCCAGAGAAGCCTTAAAGAAAGAACGGTATGATTTGGTCGTGCTGTCCCCGGGCCCGGGCAAACCGTCTGATTTTAAACTCCGGGAAACAATCGGGCTCTGTCTGGACAAAGGAATTCCTCTCTTTGGGGTCTGTCTGGGGCTGCAGGGGATTGTCGAATATTTTAACGGAAAGCTCGGCGTATTGGATATACCGGTGCATGGCAAACAATCGGCGTTAAAAATATCCCCAGAATCAGTAATCTTTAAAAAATTGGCCAATCTAAGAGTAGGCAGATACCATTCGCTGTTTGCTGAAAAAGTACCGCCGGAACTTGAGATTACGGCCTGGACTGAAGATGGTGTGGTTATGGCAGTAGAAAGCAAAGATAAAAACATTCTAGCAGTCCAGTTCCACCCTGAATCCATCATGTCGATGGATGAGGATCAAGGATTCCGGATCATCACCAATATTTTGTCTATACGAGGAGGTGCCTACGGTGCGTAATCTGACCATTCTGGATTGTACGCTCAGAGACGGAGGACTGACCAACAACTTCCGGTTCCCGGAAAAATATATCAAAGACCATATTCAAAAGATCTCCGAAGCGAAGGTCGATTATCTTGAACTTGGGTATAAAGCAGATCCCGCGTATTATGAACGGACAGCCTACGGCAAACTTAAATTCTGTGATGACAGCGAGATACGTGACATCATCAAAGGAATTCCGGGGCTTCCCAAACTGGCTTTTATGGTGGATGTCGGCAGATTTGACCGGCGATTGGTTGAAAATGCCTCAGTTTCACCGTTCACCATGGGCCGGGTTGCCTGCTATTTAAACCAGATTGAAGAGGCCGTCGAAGATGTCCGCTTTCTGCAAAATAAAGGCTATGAAACAACGCTGAATATCATGGCAATTTCCAGAGAAAGAATCCCGGAAATTATTTGCGGTTTAAGAAAAATCAAAGCGCAAATCCCTGCAGCAGCAGTCTATGTGGTAGACAGTTACGGGGCGCTTTATCCGGATGATGTCAAAAAGCTGGTATCGCTGTACAAGGAAGAATTAAACGGTATGAAGGTGGGAATTCACGTGCATAACAATATGCAGCTGGCCTTCTCCAACACCATTACGGCGGTTGAAAGCGGTGCTGACTTCCTTGATGCGAGTGTCAACGGGATGGGAAGGGGCGCCGGCAACTGTCCGCTGGAATGTCTTTTACCCTATGTCGGTAAGGACAATTATGATTTAAAGCCTGTACTGGCGCTGATTAATGATTACTACACCCATGATGCTAACGAACGTTCCTGGGGTTACTGTCCGAAGCAGCTCTTGACGGGGATTTTTAATCAGCATCCTGTCTATAGTATCCAGGGGGCTGGCGAAGATCTGATCCGAATCTATGATCATTTTCAAAGTGAGGTGCAGGTATGAAGAACAAAATGATTAATTATCTAGGACAAAATGGTTATTTTGGCGCCTATGGCGGGAGATTTGTCCCGGAAATCCTGATACCGGCTGTCGACGAACTGAATCAGGCTTTTCAGGAAATATTACGGGACGAGGACTTTTATAAGCAATACTATAATCTCCTGATGGATTTTTCAGGCAGGCCGACGCCGCTGACGTATGCTGAAGGGCTTAGTGCGTATTTTGGCAAAGCCAAAATCTATATAAAACGGGAAGATTTGAATCATTCCGGCGCCCATAAAATCAATAACGTGCTCGGACAGGGCTTGCTCATGAAAAAGTTGGGCAAGACCAGAGTCATTGCCGAGACCGGCGCAGGCCAGCACGGTGTGGCAACGGCGATCATGGCAGCAAAAATGGGATTTCAGGCGACGATCTATATGGGAGCTGAAGACGCTGAACGGCAATATGCCAATGTCTTCTGGATGAAACAGCTCGGAGCTGAAGTTATTCCTGTGACAACCGGGACGGCAACGCTTAAGGATGCCATTAACGAAGCACTTCGCGACTGGGCAGGGAATTTTGACAACACGCATTATGCGCTTGGCACGGCGTGTGGACCAAGGCCATTCCCGGAGATGGTCACTTTCTTTCAGTCCGTAATCAGTAAAGAGATGAAAAAACAAATTAATGAGATTTGCGGCAAGAATCCGGACCGGATCTATGCCTGTCTGGGCGGCGGTTCCAATGCGATGGGCGCTTTTGTGGAATTTCTGCAGGAGCCCGGTGTAGAACTTGTTGCCGTCGAGGCAGGCGGCAAGGGCGAAGCTTCCGGAAAGCATGCTTCGCGGATCGCTTATGCCAAAGCCAAAACCGGCGTCTCTCAGGGCTACAAGACATTGTTTCTCCAGGATGATGACGGACAGATGCTGGATACCTGGAGCATTTCCGCCGGACTTGATTATGTCGGCGTATCACCAATCCTGGCTCATCTGGCGGAAACCAAGAGGGTCCGGGTTTTAGCCGCCACAGATGCCGAAGTCATTGAGGCCTTTAAACTGATCATCAGCAAGGAAGGGCTGATACCGGCACTTGAATCCACACATGCTTTCGCCGGACTTTTCAGGGAAATTGCTGACACCAAACCGGAAGATGTCATCGTTGTCAATATGTCCGGGCGGGGCGACAAAGATATCTTCAATATTGGGGAAGCATTGCAGGATCAGGGCTGGAAAACATTTGTCACGGAAAGAGGTAAGGCATATGCGGATTGAAAAACAAATCGAAGCTATGAGAAAAGAGAAGAAAATACTGCTGATGACCCACCAAATTATTGGCTATCCTGATTTTGCCGCCAATGAAAAAGTGATTGAATGCTTTTATAACAACGGGGTCGATCTGATTGAACTGCAAATACCTTTTTCTGATCCGATTGCCGACGGACCGGTATTCACCAAGTCCAACCAGGCCGTATTAGAGAAGGGGATCAAAGTCAGCGACTGCCTGAAGTTTATTGAGAGAATGGCCAGCAAATACCCGATCCCGTTTTTGGTCATGACCTACTACAATATTCTGTACCAATACGGCGTCGAAGCATTTATTGACCGGTGCAAAGAGATTGGCGTCCAGGGAACCATCGTGCCGGATGCTCCGCTCGATGAGGCCAGAACCTACTACGATTATTCCTGCCAACAGGGATTGGCTGCAGTAAGTATAGCGACACCTTATTCCGATCCGAAGCGGCTGCAGGAAATTGCAGATATCGGGAGCGGATTCATCTATTACGTTCCCCGCAAAGGGGTAACCGGCAGCAAAACAACTTTTGGCTTCGAAATTCTGGACGGGATTCAAAAAGCAAAGAAAGAGACCGGCAAAACAATCGCCGTAGGTTTTGGGATTCAAGGCCCGGAAGATGTCGCCCGTTTAATTGGAACAGCCGATATAGCAATCATCGGCAGTAAGATCCAGCAGGTGCTGGAGACTGAAGGGCTGTCCGGTCTGGATCAGTTTTTAGGCGATATTGCGCGTGTTAATAAGGAGGAATGAATGATGGGAATGGAGATAGCTTTAAAAAAACTTTCCAATAGAGAGGATCTCAGTGCTCAGCTGGCCTATGATTCCATGACGGAGATTATGAGCGGTGAAGCCAGTGAAATCTCCATGGCAGCCTTTTTAACGGCACTCCGCCTGAAAGGAGAGACCATTGAAGAGATTTACGGGACAAGTAAGGTGATGCGGGAAAAAGCCCTCAAAGTTGCGTGCGCATCAGAAAATCTGGTGGACACCTGCGGAACAGGCGGGGATGGCGCTCATACGTTCAATATTTCCACAACGGCAATGTTCGTTGCTGCCAGTAATGGCGTAAAAATTGCCAAGCATGGCAACCGGAGCATTACCAGCAAGAGCGGGGCTGCCGATGTCCTCGAAGCTTTAGGGATCGAGATTGCGCTGACACCGGAAGCAATAGGGAAGTGTATCGACCAGGTGGGCCTTGGTTTTATGTTCGCTCCGCATTTCCATGCTTCGATGAAATATGCGATGCCGGTGCGTAAAGCACTTGGCTTCAAAACCATCTTTAATATCCTCGGCCCATTGGCCAATCCGGCCGCAGCCCCAAGACAGCTGATCGGCGTTTACGACAAAAGCCTTGTGCCCGTGGCTGCGGAAGTATTGAACAGACATCAGGCTGTACACGCGCTCATTGTCCACGGCAGTGACGGTCTCGACGAAATCACCCTGACAGGGTCGACTTATGCGGCAGAACTCAAGGATGGAAAGGTAACCGAGTTTGTCATTCATCCGGAAGATTATGGTTTTTCCTATTGTACGCTTCAGGATCTCGTAGGCGGAACGCCACAGGAAAACGCGCAGATCACCCTGGATATTCTTGCAGGAGGTCAGGGCCCCAAAGCAGACACCGTCATCCTAAATGCCGGAGCGGCAATTTATGTCGGAGGTAAAGCCGGAAGCTTGCAGGAGGGGATCGAGATGGCCAGGGCCACAGTCCGGGAAAAGAAAGCGCTGCCGGTCCTTAACGAGTTTATCGCTGTGACTAGACAGCATTAGCATTCGGTAGAAAACGGCTTTATCAAGTCTGAGTTTAAGTACAGATCTCAGTTTAGTGCCATAAAGGGGCTTGTACCCGTGGAGAGTTTGAAGAAGGGGGATAAAAATGATCCTCGATAAAATTGTAGAGGCCAAATTAAAGCGGCTTTCCGATCAGAAGAAAAAAATTTCCGGTGAAGAGCTCATAGAAAAGCTAACAAAAAAACTAAAAATCAATGATGATCGTGATAATCTTAAGCAAGATGTTAACGTGGAGCGGCCTGCAGGCGTGTTTGCCTCAGCCCTGACTGCGGGACGCCGGAACAAAGACAAAGCAGGGATTTCCATAATTGCGGAAGTCAAGAAGGCTTCTCCATCCAAAGGAATTCTAGCTCCGGACTTCGATTATCTGCAAATAGCCAGCATGTATGAGCAGCTGGGGGCTGCGGCAATCTCCGTCTTAACAGAGCAGGATTACTTTCTCGGGAGTCCGGATTATCTGAGGGAGATTAGAGAATCCGTCAAGATTCCGCTGCTGCGAAAGGATTTTATGATTGACCCCTACCAGATTTACGAAGCAAAGATTTTGGGGGCGGATGCTATTCTGCTCATCGTAAAAATATTGGATGATAAGCAGTTGAAAGAATTCCTGGGGATAGCTGAACAGATCGGTCTGGATTGTCTTGTGGAAGTGCATGACGAAGCAGAAGCTGAAAGGGCCATGGCAGCAGGAGCTGGCATCATCGGAATCAATAACCGGAACCTTGAAACGTTTGAGGTGGATTTGAACCACAGCCGCAGAATCGGCGCTATGATCCCGGATCATCTGATCAAGGTCTCAGAAAGCGGGATTCATACGGGCGAGGATATCCTGACGGTGCAAGCGTGGGGATTTGATGCTGTTTTGGTCGGAGAGGCTTTCATGAAGGCAGGCAGTCTTGAACAAAAATTTGCAGAGTTCCTTCAGGTACCATCCAGACCCTAAATCAAATATATCCTAGCGGCAGATTTCGTTAATACGACGTTGTCTGGCAGTTCCATCCTTCCATGGCATCGTTGTATCAGGCCAGGAGATATTGATATTTTAGGATTGACAAGGTATAGGGACATACTGACAATCGAATACAGATAACGCGTGATTTAGGAGTTGATATGGCAAGGATGGAAGAGAACGTAAAAGGCATCTATGCTGGGCAGACGCCAAAAGTTAAGATTTGTGGAATTCGTACCCTGGAGGATGTCAGGATCATCAATGAGCTGAAACCGGATTTTGCCGGCTTTGTGCTAGCTCCGAGCAAAAGACAGGTCTCGCTCAGCGAACTGAAAATATTGATTGCTTCCTTGGACAAAAAGATCATCCCAGTTGGGGTTTTCGTCAATCAGGACCCGGATCTCTTACTGCGCGTCGTGGAAGCAGGTCTGCAAATACTTCAGATTCACGGTGATGAGCCTTTGGAATATATGCGTCAATTAAAGAATAAAATCCTGGAAAAATACCAGGATCATCGTCAAGTAATGATCTGGAAAGTTGTCAGGGTAGGTCCGGCAGCGAATCCGATAGTGTTCGATGCCAGTGCATTTCAGGGCCTGGTTGACGGTTTTGTTTATGATAAATATGATCCTGAGACTTATGGCGGTACCGGAGAAAGTTTTGACTGGAAGCTTCTGCAAAGAAATCAGAGCAGCCAAATTGAAAAAAACAAAGTCGGGGATATTCCAATGATTTTGGCCGGAGGTTTGAATGAAGAGAATGTTGCGTCCGCAATAACCTTATTACATCCCTATTGCCTGGACGTCAGCAGCAGTGTAGAGACGGAAGGACGAAAAGACCCGGATAAAATGAAAAGGTTTATTAACCGTGTCCGTGCTTAATGTGCAGACTTGCACAAATACTTTGCTCGCACGTTTTCGCATATTGTGCAAGACTACAATATTTGAAGTAATCAGAAGAAATATAGAGAATTTAAGATGTAGTAACTGGATAAAAAGTTCTAATAAAATTGGGTTAGATAGGTAAGGGGACGCCGCGAAACTAAGTTTCGTTACGTCCCCTTTGCTTAAAGTCTTTGTACCATCTCTTCCGGAGAAGGGATATTCAAATATTTTCGCTGGATAGGGCCTAGATGAAAGATCTGGACTTCTACAAACCGAAGGACCGAGTTGGCAATCCAGTAAGCGCTCAGGGCAACAGGTGCTTTCCACAGAAAAACGACGCCAATAGCAACCGGGAATATGAACATCAGTAAATTTTTGTTTTCTGCTGTAAATACACTCAGCGTCTGAAGCAGACCGGCAATAACCGGCAAAATATGAAGATGATCTGCCATATGGAGATCAGATACCCACGGAATAAGAATACTGCCAACTGGTATACTCAGATGCGTAATAGCAACGTACAAGGAGAAAAAAACCGGGGCCTGGATAATAAGTGTTGCAAACGTAAACAGTGGATTGATTTTATATTTAGATGCAATTTTCATTGATTCAGAATTAACTTTTTTAATTTGATTGTGAAATTTTCCAGATAAAATTGTTCTGGCTTTGGTCAGATTTGCGGTTAATAATTGTACTTTTTGCTGTTTTATTGACAAAGGAAATAACAAGAGTTTTATCCCTAATGTAATCAGAGCAACCGCAATGAACCAATCGCCCGTAGTACTGACAAGGAATGCTAATAACTGGGAAAGGACTGTGCTAATCATATTCATTGAAACATCCTCCAAAGTTTTAATTCTTATAAAACAAGGAGGTTTGAATAAGGTGAGTCATCATCCTGGTCAGTTTTGATCTTTCTTCTAAATATCAAATGCTTTTTCACCTTAATATTTTGGGGAGATGAGGAGCTGATTGGACAACTCGAAAGATAAGTATCAGCAAATCTGATACAGATGGAAGAAGAATGCACAAGTTTGATACTGGCCCAGGAAACGGCTAAGATCAAAGTCAGGTTAATGATTAGAATAAGCAGTATGCCGGCGTCAAATTGCATTTTCTCACCCCCAAAAACTAAATTTATTATATAATTGATATATGGTAATAGCAAGAGACGGACGCATCGTTGATGCTGCCAGTAGAAAATAGGAATAGGCAGGGTATGAAAAATGAAGAAGCGCTTGAGAATACGTATTCAATATCTGATTGGCTGCCTCCTGGCGATATCGGTTGTTCTGATTATTTCTATGCTGATCATTAATCACTATGTGGAACGGGTTGGTACGAAATACATCTGCGATGTGGATCATGTACCTGAGGTTGACGCAGTCCTGGTGTTAGGTGCCTATGTTTTGCCGGATGGAACTGCTTCATCCATGCTTGCCGACCGCTTGACCGTCGGTTATGAGCTTTACCAGCAAGGCAAGGCTCCCAAAATTCTTGTGAGCGGTGATCATGGCCGAACAGATTATGATGAAGTTAATGCTATGAAGAGGTTCCTGAAGGAGAAAGGGGTCGCGGGTCAGAATATCTTTATGGATCACGCGGGCTTTAGCACATATGAAAGCTTATATCGAGCGAGAGATATATTCCTTGTCAAAAGAGTCATCATCGTGACTCAGGAATATCATTTAAAACGGGCAGTCTTTGTCGCCAGGTCTTTAGGGCTTGAAGCTTATGGCGTTGCCTCAGACCGGCATGATTACGGACAGGCAATGGCCTACTATCAGCTCAGGGAACTTTTAGCCCGAAATAAAGACTTCCTATGGGCTAAAATTATTAAGCCCAAGCCGACCTATTTAGGGGATGTAATACCGGTATTTGGAGATGGCGGAGCTACTGACGATTAAATAACTGGAGAGTGAAGTGAACAGAATTGTTCAATGAAAAAAGTCATCCTTGCGTGGATGACTTTTTTGTCAGGTATTTCTCAAGCAGAGCGTCTTTACTGATCCAGACGACTTTGGGCTTTGTTCCAAGTTTTTCTGTATCTTTTTTCGCGGACGGGTTATAGACTCGGTAAACGATTTTTTGCATGAAACCAATGAATCCGGCATTACCATTCGTATATTCAGTAACGTTAAACCCAAGGCCTTTGACACCACGGTTGATGAGTG
This genomic stretch from Dehalobacter restrictus DSM 9455 harbors:
- the trpC gene encoding indole-3-glycerol phosphate synthase TrpC, with product MILDKIVEAKLKRLSDQKKKISGEELIEKLTKKLKINDDRDNLKQDVNVERPAGVFASALTAGRRNKDKAGISIIAEVKKASPSKGILAPDFDYLQIASMYEQLGAAAISVLTEQDYFLGSPDYLREIRESVKIPLLRKDFMIDPYQIYEAKILGADAILLIVKILDDKQLKEFLGIAEQIGLDCLVEVHDEAEAERAMAAGAGIIGINNRNLETFEVDLNHSRRIGAMIPDHLIKVSESGIHTGEDILTVQAWGFDAVLVGEAFMKAGSLEQKFAEFLQVPSRP
- a CDS encoding phosphoribosylanthranilate isomerase — protein: MARMEENVKGIYAGQTPKVKICGIRTLEDVRIINELKPDFAGFVLAPSKRQVSLSELKILIASLDKKIIPVGVFVNQDPDLLLRVVEAGLQILQIHGDEPLEYMRQLKNKILEKYQDHRQVMIWKVVRVGPAANPIVFDASAFQGLVDGFVYDKYDPETYGGTGESFDWKLLQRNQSSQIEKNKVGDIPMILAGGLNEENVASAITLLHPYCLDVSSSVETEGRKDPDKMKRFINRVRA
- a CDS encoding YidC/Oxa1 family membrane protein insertase; this encodes MNMISTVLSQLLAFLVSTTGDWFIAVALITLGIKLLLFPLSIKQQKVQLLTANLTKARTILSGKFHNQIKKVNSESMKIASKYKINPLFTFATLIIQAPVFFSLYVAITHLSIPVGSILIPWVSDLHMADHLHILPVIAGLLQTLSVFTAENKNLLMFIFPVAIGVVFLWKAPVALSAYWIANSVLRFVEVQIFHLGPIQRKYLNIPSPEEMVQRL
- a CDS encoding SanA/YdcF family protein — encoded protein: MKKRLRIRIQYLIGCLLAISVVLIISMLIINHYVERVGTKYICDVDHVPEVDAVLVLGAYVLPDGTASSMLADRLTVGYELYQQGKAPKILVSGDHGRTDYDEVNAMKRFLKEKGVAGQNIFMDHAGFSTYESLYRARDIFLVKRVIIVTQEYHLKRAVFVARSLGLEAYGVASDRHDYGQAMAYYQLRELLARNKDFLWAKIIKPKPTYLGDVIPVFGDGGATDD